In Candidatus Defluviilinea proxima, a single genomic region encodes these proteins:
- a CDS encoding fumarylacetoacetate hydrolase family protein — MRIVRYELKEGKSKPKYGWLLGDKVGEIGGNIFGRYRRQEAETPLADVNLLAPSEPSKIVCVGRNYVEHVKEMGNELPKVPLIFMKPPSSIINPNDTIILPPQSAQVEHEGELVIVIGKRGRHITAEKAKNHIIGYTVGNDVTARDLQKTDDQWTRAKGFDTFCPFGPWIDTEFDPADAVVTVRVNGQMRQMASTRDMVFNVGVLVAYISSVMTLEPGDLIFTGTPSGVGVLKDGDEVSVEIEGLGEIKNKVRAESR; from the coding sequence ATGCGAATTGTTCGATACGAATTAAAAGAAGGAAAGTCAAAACCTAAATACGGATGGTTGTTGGGAGACAAGGTGGGTGAGATCGGAGGCAATATCTTTGGGCGTTACCGTCGTCAAGAAGCCGAAACGCCCCTTGCGGACGTGAACCTGCTTGCCCCCTCGGAGCCGAGCAAAATCGTATGCGTGGGACGCAACTACGTGGAACACGTCAAAGAGATGGGCAATGAACTGCCGAAGGTGCCGCTCATTTTTATGAAGCCACCCTCGTCCATTATCAATCCTAATGATACGATCATTTTGCCGCCGCAATCGGCGCAGGTGGAACACGAAGGTGAATTAGTCATCGTCATTGGCAAACGCGGACGTCACATCACGGCTGAGAAAGCAAAGAATCATATTATTGGTTATACCGTTGGTAATGACGTGACTGCGCGGGACCTGCAAAAAACAGATGACCAGTGGACACGTGCCAAAGGCTTCGATACATTCTGTCCGTTTGGGCCGTGGATCGATACTGAGTTTGACCCCGCTGATGCTGTTGTCACCGTGCGTGTGAATGGACAGATGAGACAGATGGCATCGACACGCGATATGGTGTTTAATGTAGGTGTGTTGGTTGCCTACATTTCATCTGTGATGACACTTGAGCCGGGCGACCTCATTTTTACGGGCACCCCTTCCGGTGTCGGTGTGTTGAAGGATGGCGATGAAGTGTCAGTGGAGATCGAGGGGCTGGGCGAGATCAAGAATAAGGTCAGGGCAGAGAGCCGTTAG
- a CDS encoding HAMP domain-containing protein: MSIRFKVILPYLLLTLLVAVTGAYVVTRLVSNSLEERLSNQLLEAGRVVSDSMARKEIDHFQDARVIAFTRGLGEALKNGDTEKIILLAKPAAGGLNVESLILFDGQGREALHIIKQTNNSIQDVTMLGAQTKFSMVNELLGENNPESLPRRVLSTDPVDGRQYYFTTIPIAFENNVVGAVMVGTSLNTLMPELKATSSSDVIFYANNGQAIGSTFGVSTTDPLLLQTLSIGTDFFNEVINQDNSVQGKNFQVDGRYYRNGFGPLKIANDRIAVFAVVLPMQFVVEQSSVNRNNYIFLYSAAMVAVILVGYLIARIIINPLSSLVKTSRAIADGDLTKRTGVKTNDEIGKLADTFDEMAESLQQRTQDLEKSNETLAQMDRTKIRFIQVSAHELRTPLTLVQGYAQMVQLKAKDNKAFEKYAKGIMDGTTRMVDIVDNLLDASRIDSHLLDISPSDVQVIDLIEKAQKAFGESLKERNIAFSTDGIAELPTIQADKGLLYKVFYHVIMNAIKYTPDGGSIAISGHAFHDGNGQSEVEVQIKDTGIGVDQQDHELVFEKFYQTGDVLLHSSGKTKFKGGGPGLGLAISRGIMDAHHGRIWLKSPGHDEETNPGTTVFIRLPVSGNA, translated from the coding sequence GTGAGCATTCGTTTTAAGGTCATTCTGCCATATTTGCTATTAACGCTCCTCGTCGCAGTGACAGGCGCTTATGTAGTTACACGTCTTGTCTCCAATTCTCTTGAAGAACGTCTTTCGAATCAATTGCTCGAGGCAGGACGCGTCGTCTCCGATTCCATGGCGCGAAAAGAAATTGACCATTTCCAGGATGCACGTGTCATCGCCTTTACACGCGGACTGGGCGAAGCGTTAAAGAATGGGGATACAGAAAAGATCATATTACTGGCAAAGCCAGCCGCGGGTGGGCTGAACGTCGAAAGTCTAATCCTATTTGATGGTCAGGGACGTGAAGCGCTTCACATCATCAAACAAACCAACAATTCAATTCAGGATGTCACCATGCTAGGGGCTCAGACCAAATTTTCAATGGTCAACGAACTGCTTGGCGAGAACAATCCTGAGAGTCTCCCTCGACGCGTTTTATCAACTGACCCCGTGGATGGACGTCAATATTATTTCACAACCATTCCCATCGCCTTCGAAAATAATGTTGTCGGTGCGGTGATGGTAGGCACATCGTTAAACACATTGATGCCCGAATTGAAAGCCACATCATCCTCTGATGTTATTTTCTATGCCAACAACGGACAGGCGATTGGATCTACATTCGGGGTCAGCACTACAGATCCTCTCCTTCTGCAAACTCTTTCCATCGGAACAGATTTCTTCAACGAAGTCATCAACCAGGATAATTCTGTACAAGGCAAAAACTTCCAAGTGGATGGGCGCTATTACCGCAATGGGTTTGGCCCACTAAAGATAGCCAACGACCGCATCGCCGTGTTCGCAGTTGTCCTACCTATGCAGTTCGTTGTTGAACAAAGTTCAGTCAACCGCAACAACTATATCTTCCTATATTCAGCCGCAATGGTCGCCGTGATCTTGGTAGGCTATCTCATTGCCCGCATAATCATCAATCCACTTTCCTCATTGGTAAAAACTTCGCGCGCCATCGCAGATGGTGACTTGACCAAACGCACTGGCGTCAAAACCAACGACGAGATCGGCAAACTAGCCGACACATTCGACGAAATGGCCGAAAGCCTGCAACAACGCACTCAGGATCTGGAAAAATCCAACGAGACTCTCGCACAAATGGATCGTACCAAGATCCGTTTCATTCAAGTCTCTGCACATGAACTGCGTACCCCTCTGACTCTTGTGCAGGGGTATGCACAAATGGTCCAGCTCAAAGCCAAAGACAACAAGGCCTTTGAAAAATACGCCAAGGGCATCATGGATGGCACAACACGCATGGTGGACATTGTTGACAACCTCCTAGATGCTTCGAGAATAGATAGTCACCTTTTGGATATTTCTCCCTCCGATGTTCAAGTCATAGATCTAATCGAAAAAGCACAAAAAGCATTCGGTGAATCTCTCAAGGAGAGAAATATCGCCTTCTCCACCGATGGCATAGCAGAACTTCCAACCATTCAAGCCGACAAAGGTTTGCTATACAAAGTCTTTTATCATGTCATTATGAACGCCATCAAATACACACCCGATGGCGGTTCCATTGCCATTAGCGGCCATGCCTTTCACGATGGCAATGGTCAATCGGAAGTTGAAGTCCAGATCAAAGATACCGGCATCGGCGTGGACCAGCAAGACCATGAACTTGTCTTTGAAAAGTTCTACCAGACCGGCGATGTGCTCCTGCATTCCTCAGGTAAAACAAAATTCAAGGGAGGCGGACCCGGTCTTGGTCTCGCCATCTCACGCGGCATCATGGATGCCCACCACGGTCGCATTTGGCTGAAAAGTCCCGGCCACGATGAAGAGACCAATCCCGGTACGACAGTCTTCATTCGCCTGCCGGTAAGCGGAAACGCATAA
- a CDS encoding DUF11 domain-containing protein, which translates to MSERTAPPKQRRRDWVIILIILLLGFLCVIIAGQWAIRFSPTWKLDTNMASNLDPNSDFLTNRPVNYIEPLDPSILTQPVWVNVFLTPGALFDTRTPAPTVSAAPITPQTTITAAVPTQTSATTTITATLPVATKTSPYIPQPTLTPTPIKSVDLRITKTDGATTYTDGSTITYTIVVSNNGPSNVTGATVSDGPKPSQITTWGWCVAPCTPTVSSATNLSTTVNIASGASVTYTVRANISPSATGTLTNSASVNAPLSYVETDSNNNSATDTDSYVPSTISVDLGITKTDGATTYTVGSTVTYTIVVSNNGPNNVTGATVSDGPKPPQITTWGWCVAPCTPTVSNATNLSTTVNIASGASVTYTVLANIDANATGNLSNTASVNAPLGYTDTNSSNNIATDPDTPVFNLDLQITKDDGVTTYIPGSSVTYTIIVSNAGPANVTGATVADTFSSSITATWTCLASTGASCTASGSGSINDIVDIPVSGSLTYTVNASIASSASGVLSNMATVTAPSGYTDTNPANNSATDNDNQSSSADLEITTHTDNSSHYVPNAVKTYTIVVANAGPSNVTGATFTNNFNPTLNANITSWTCLATGLATCTTSGGAGDIIDVVNIPAGESITYAVFATAIGTPSGDLVNTASINSTLDVDTSTDTDILFVSSGTSNGGNIGTTQDSQIDVLPSGGSLILTLSSPITIGTHPGDDLIYYEQDLGGYIAMDWIILEVSDGSNWYTIFNWGDGSPNPGTNVNVVTTPANTADCSGEADNCNIDGAFPLADYLNNNIYSGITINIDNFGIPAGTVIRYIRITAPASDVPPDGAGIDGIYVTP; encoded by the coding sequence ATGAGCGAAAGAACGGCCCCACCGAAACAGCGACGGCGTGATTGGGTCATCATCCTGATCATCCTCCTGCTTGGATTCTTATGCGTGATCATCGCAGGACAATGGGCCATCCGCTTCTCCCCTACCTGGAAGCTGGATACCAATATGGCGTCGAATCTCGACCCCAACAGTGACTTCCTCACGAACCGACCTGTCAACTACATCGAACCCCTTGACCCATCCATTCTCACACAGCCGGTATGGGTCAATGTCTTTCTAACCCCGGGCGCATTGTTCGATACCCGCACACCTGCGCCCACTGTTTCAGCCGCGCCGATCACACCACAGACAACCATAACAGCAGCAGTACCTACACAAACTTCAGCAACCACCACCATTACAGCAACTCTTCCAGTTGCTACTAAAACATCTCCCTATATTCCACAACCTACACTAACACCTACTCCCATAAAATCTGTTGACCTACGAATCACAAAAACAGACGGGGCCACAACCTATACCGATGGTTCAACCATCACCTACACTATCGTAGTCAGCAATAACGGACCTAGTAACGTGACCGGTGCAACCGTGAGCGACGGTCCCAAACCATCTCAAATAACAACTTGGGGATGGTGTGTTGCACCATGTACCCCCACGGTAAGCAGCGCCACAAATCTTAGTACCACGGTCAACATTGCATCAGGGGCCAGTGTTACCTATACAGTGCGAGCCAACATCAGTCCTAGCGCTACAGGGACTTTGACCAACTCTGCTTCCGTGAATGCGCCTCTCAGTTACGTAGAGACCGACTCAAACAATAACTCAGCGACAGATACAGACAGTTATGTCCCATCCACTATTTCTGTGGATTTGGGAATCACAAAAACAGACGGGGCCACAACCTATACCGTAGGCTCGACCGTCACCTACACTATCGTAGTCAGCAATAACGGACCTAATAACGTGACCGGTGCAACCGTGAGCGACGGTCCCAAACCACCTCAAATAACAACTTGGGGATGGTGTGTTGCACCATGTACCCCCACGGTAAGTAACGCCACAAATCTCAGCACTACCGTCAACATTGCATCAGGGGCCAGTGTTACCTATACAGTGCTAGCCAATATCGATGCCAATGCAACAGGAAATTTAAGCAATACTGCTTCCGTAAATGCGCCTCTCGGTTATACAGATACCAACTCAAGTAACAACATTGCGACCGATCCCGATACCCCTGTCTTCAATTTGGACTTGCAAATCACAAAAGATGATGGCGTCACGACTTACATACCCGGCTCATCGGTCACATACACCATTATCGTCTCCAATGCCGGCCCCGCGAATGTGACCGGTGCAACAGTAGCTGATACATTCTCATCCTCCATAACTGCAACTTGGACCTGTTTGGCATCCACCGGTGCAAGTTGCACAGCAAGTGGAAGCGGAAGTATCAACGATATCGTGGATATTCCTGTTAGTGGTTCGTTGACATATACAGTCAATGCCAGCATCGCATCATCGGCAAGTGGGGTCCTGTCCAACATGGCAACAGTCACAGCCCCCAGTGGATACACAGATACCAACCCCGCTAACAACTCCGCCACAGATAATGACAACCAGAGTTCATCGGCAGACCTTGAAATCACCACCCATACAGATAATTCATCACATTATGTTCCAAATGCCGTGAAAACATATACCATCGTCGTTGCCAATGCAGGGCCATCCAATGTCACTGGTGCGACATTTACAAATAATTTCAACCCAACACTTAACGCAAATATCACCAGTTGGACTTGCTTAGCGACAGGATTGGCAACATGCACGACAAGCGGCGGAGCAGGCGATATCATTGATGTAGTTAACATTCCCGCTGGCGAATCCATAACCTACGCTGTTTTCGCGACGGCCATAGGGACGCCTTCCGGCGATCTCGTGAACACGGCCTCAATAAATTCAACTCTTGATGTTGATACCAGTACTGATACAGATATTTTGTTCGTCTCTTCCGGCACATCAAACGGAGGAAATATCGGCACAACACAAGATAGCCAAATTGATGTTCTGCCTTCGGGAGGTTCTCTCATCCTCACCTTGAGTTCCCCAATTACAATAGGAACACACCCAGGAGATGACCTGATCTACTACGAACAGGACCTTGGCGGCTATATCGCCATGGACTGGATCATTCTGGAGGTCAGTGACGGTTCCAACTGGTATACAATATTCAATTGGGGAGATGGCTCTCCAAACCCCGGCACGAACGTAAACGTTGTAACGACACCGGCAAACACAGCGGATTGTTCTGGTGAAGCCGATAACTGTAATATCGATGGCGCATTCCCCTTGGCGGACTACCTTAACAATAACATTTATTCAGGCATCACTATCAACATAGATAATTTCGGCATTCCTGCCGGTACCGTGATACGATACATCCGTATCACTGCCCCTGCAAGTGATGTGCCCCCCGATGGCGCTGGCATTGATGGTATTTATGTAACCCCATAA
- a CDS encoding LCP family protein → MGSIRKFIPGIFLLIFLIAGFQLFRIYRQPLGAPIGLPTPTKNLQPTLTVFPLETLNTPTEIQSTATATPQPLCGGPAVMNLLAIGSDSRGNHYLYGLADIIRLVRVDFVNARVTILEVPRDLWVDIPEIAEHYGITQGKMNQAYLYGNEGLGYYDGPGEGPGLLARTLNLNLGAQPDHYIAVNMKTFENIVNAVGGIDVYLPYEITTRSKENPKGFAIPPGQHHVDGETALWIARVRQYNVFTRAENQNIVMCALRKKLLSPSTITAVPELISTFQRYVQTDLSPEQINQLACLATQMHGQNVVFASFPIELFKSVKQFDPQLGDTTSILDADKNVLRDYIDRFQQGTWPDPNVIVDATPSPDQTNAEFSCED, encoded by the coding sequence ATGGGATCTATCAGAAAATTTATACCGGGGATTTTTCTACTCATCTTTTTGATCGCTGGCTTTCAACTTTTTCGCATCTATCGGCAACCGCTCGGGGCTCCCATTGGCCTGCCTACGCCTACGAAAAACCTTCAACCTACACTGACAGTTTTTCCGCTGGAAACTCTCAACACGCCCACCGAAATTCAATCGACAGCCACCGCCACTCCACAGCCTTTGTGTGGCGGGCCAGCCGTGATGAACCTTCTGGCCATCGGCTCAGACTCGCGCGGCAACCATTATCTGTATGGGCTGGCGGATATCATCCGCCTCGTGCGCGTGGACTTTGTCAATGCGCGTGTGACCATCCTCGAAGTGCCGCGTGATCTGTGGGTGGATATTCCCGAGATCGCGGAACACTATGGCATCACGCAAGGAAAGATGAATCAAGCATATCTTTACGGCAACGAGGGACTTGGCTATTACGATGGTCCCGGCGAAGGCCCCGGCCTGTTAGCCCGTACGTTGAATCTCAATCTTGGCGCGCAACCCGATCACTACATCGCGGTCAATATGAAGACGTTCGAAAACATCGTCAACGCGGTCGGCGGCATTGACGTGTACCTGCCCTATGAGATCACAACGCGTTCCAAAGAGAATCCTAAAGGCTTTGCCATTCCACCCGGCCAGCATCACGTGGACGGTGAGACTGCGTTATGGATCGCACGTGTTCGGCAATACAACGTCTTCACCCGCGCCGAAAACCAGAACATCGTCATGTGCGCACTGCGAAAGAAACTCCTCAGCCCGTCCACTATAACGGCTGTCCCTGAATTGATCTCCACCTTTCAACGGTACGTTCAAACCGATCTCAGCCCCGAACAGATCAACCAACTTGCCTGCCTCGCGACCCAAATGCACGGACAAAACGTGGTCTTCGCCAGTTTCCCCATCGAACTATTCAAAAGCGTCAAACAATTCGACCCACAACTGGGCGACACCACATCCATTCTGGATGCGGACAAGAATGTTCTACGCGATTACATTGACCGTTTCCAACAAGGCACGTGGCCCGATCCCAATGTCATTGTTGATGCCACCCCATCACCCGATCAAACGAACGCAGAATTTTCGTGTGAGGATTAA